A genomic stretch from Lathyrus oleraceus cultivar Zhongwan6 chromosome 2, CAAS_Psat_ZW6_1.0, whole genome shotgun sequence includes:
- the LOC127119361 gene encoding MLP-like protein 423 — protein MALRGKLEVDIELKSNADKYWQTIRDSTTIFPKAFPHDYKSIDVLEGDGKAPGSVRHFHYAEGSQLAKSSKERIEAADDEKKTVTYSIVEGDLLQYYTKFLGHIAVIPIGEGCEVKWTAEYVKTKHDIPDPTIVKDFAVKNFLEVDDYIQTLA, from the exons ATGGCACTTCGAGGGAAGCTAGAGGTAGACATTGAACTCAAGTCAAATGCAGACAAGTACTGGCAAACCATAAGAGATTCTACAACTATATTCCCTAAGGCCTTTCCACATGACTACAAAAGCATTGATGTCCTTGAAGGAGATGGTAAAGCTCCTGGTTCTGTCCGCCACTTCCATTATGCTGAAG GCTCACAGCTTGCAAAGTCGTCAAAAGAGAGGATCGAGGCGGCTGATGATGAAAAGAAGACAGTAACCTATTCTATTGTTGAAGGAGATCTTCTTCAGTACTACACAAAATTCTTGGGACACATAGCTGTTATACCCATTGGAGAAGGATGTGAGGTGAAATGGACTGCTGAATATGTCAAAACTAAGCATGACATTCCTGATCCAACTATTGTCAAAGATTTTGCTGTCAAGAATTTCCTTGAGGTGGATGACTATATTCAAACACTTGCATAG